TTCTTGGAGCCTATTGCTATTTTACTGTCACTTTTGCATAAATatgaaaatctaaaaaaatcatctgtttctgttttatttttgaataaataaatagcAAATTATTTGCTTTAGCAATTTTTCTTTCCCAAAATCATACATACACCTAAAAAAGAAGGCTAATGATGCTTTTTATGCAGCTTTTGGAGAATCTGGAAGCATCCATGGCTGCTTTGAGAGTTAGCTCTATGAAAGGGCAAGAACTGGCACAAGCAGCCAACACCCAGTTTGCTAACAGCATTTCCAAAGGGGTCCAGTTCTCCCCGGCGAGCAAAGGACCTGCAGCTCCGGCAGCATACCCTTATAAAGGAATGGCAGCCGCTTTGCCACCCAGCAAAGGAGGTAAAATAAGTGTGCAGACTAGTAAGTCAAGGTAGAGGCAGTATCCAGTATCTGACTATATGAAATACCTAGAAAGGCAGAATAGCTAGTTTACtacaaacatgttttaaaaatacatataatggcaaacaacaaaaaatgaaaatgagagAATTTTACTCTTGTAGCCAACTACGTAAGCAATGAAGCGATGCTCTGCCCAATGACCATGTATGAGCTTGGAAAGTGCCAAAAGCTGTCTACAGAAATGAAAGTACAGATGGACTCTGCCAATGCTATGAATGCTCAACTTCTCGCTGAGAAACAAAGACTAGAGAATCAACTTGCAGTGAGTCCAGTAACAAATCCATTAACAAAACAAAAGATGAAGTTTTCAATTGaaacaaatgatacaaaaatacaaaaaacctATGGTGAGAATAGGTGCTCATAGACATATATGTATAGAATAATTAAAACGAGTGTTACTGAAATAGATTGGCACTACAATTTGCTTTTGACTTTTTTAATCATCAATCATTAGAATGAGCACCGAAAACAACTGCACAAGCAAGAAATTATTTGCAGCACCAATCAATTTCAGTAGAATTCATTCTAGTTATTCTACACCTGGACCTAGCGCTACGCTTAGTATATTGAGCTCTCTTTTTGGGGTTTGACTGCACATAAGACCtgaaattgtatatataaatagaaaatgTATACATAGCTAATCTTAATTCTTGTTTAAAATAACTATGAAATGTGGCTAATCTTTCTATACAGCACTATGATTGAATGATCGTATTGCATACAATGCAGGTCAGTGAGATGATGCGCCAAAAAGCTGAAGAACAGGCGGCTTTCAATGCCAAATATGCTGCCGAACAAAAGGCCCAGGCAGAGGCTCTCGCCAATGGTCTTGCTCAATGCAACACAGCGAAGAACCTGCTTGAGGAGCAGAAGGCCAGTGTGGAGGCAGAGCTTGCTGATACACAGTCGGCACTCGCCGACGAGCGGCAACAGAATGACGAGCTTACAGCAGATCTCGCCGCATGCAACGAAGACAAGGCTCAACTCACAGATGACCTCGCAGATCAAACGGCTCGCGCCGAAGCAGCAGAAGAGCAGCTGGCTGCTACCAAGGCTCTTCTTGAAGAGGTATGCATTCCAGTAAGACCAGTGTGCGAGTTTGTAAAGAGAAAGTTTGTTGTACAGGAAGTAGCATCCAGATGCTGATCTGCTGAAAAAAGTGTGTAGTAGATAATGCTATCATTACGATGACAGGTCAATGAAGGGCATGAGAGGTTTGTTTCTTGCATGGCTTGCCTTGTGTGAATTATATAATTTTGTGTGGCTTGTCGTGTTCCCCATTAGGAGATTGCCAAGACTATTTCATTAGAGGAAACTCTTGGCTTCACGAAAAATCGACTGTCACGCTGCGAGAGTGACCTGACGCAACAACGTACTGCTCGAGAAGAAACTGAAGAAGAGCTGATGAGGACCATGACTGACTTGACTTCATGCgaaaatgaaaacaaagtaCTCGGTGAAACACTGAGACAGAGAACTAGCGAGCTTACCGCAGCAGAGTCTTCATTGGCAAGAGAAACCGCAGCAAGAGAAATGCTGCAAGCAAAACTTGACGACACTGTGCAGGTACTCGCTGTGATAGGAATGGCCTAAACCTCTCTAGATGTTTATGTGAGCTTAAGCATGCACCTAAGCATTCTGTTGACAAATGCAAACATGTGCATTTGATTATATACCTCTTCTTGCAGCAACTGAGAGTAACCGAGGAGAACCTGAGACGTACACGACGATTGCTGGAAGATGAGCAAAATGCTCACACAACCACTCGCAGAATCCTTCAAGAAACACAAGAAATACTTTCAGCTACCGAAGAGTCCCTAAGGCGCACAGAGGAAGCCAGACAGGTCCTAGAGGATGAGCTAGCTGAATGCAGACTCAATCTTGACAATGTCACCAATGAGCGAGACCAggtattaaaacttgacaacgGACTCCCCTAGTTAAACGGATGAAGAAATTTCCATAGATTTTATCTAAAATTTAATATACACACTTTCTATTGCAGCTGCAAGCAACACTTGAAACAACAAGTGCTGCGCTAGCAGAATGCACAACTCAAAAGGGCATCTGCGATGCCAACCTCATGCAACAGACAGCCATCGCTGAAGAACTCAGCAAGCAGCTGACCGATGCCATGCTCCTCTTGAATGCTGAGAAAGAAGCTCGCGAACAGCTCATGGCTACTATAGTGCTTGTGCAAGAGACATCGCTCAAAGTACAAGAAGAAGTGAAGAAGCTCCAAACAGAAAACATCCTGTTGCAGCAACAAGTTGAGAAACTACAGGCTGAGCAAGGTAAGGGTCTTTATTTACAACGACAATTGACAATTTCTAACACAATGCTAGGTACAGCTTACAGTAACTCCGTAACACCTCATCtcaaaaacttgaaaattttagGTGTGGCCTTGGCATTGGCTGCTGGCTGCCCGCCAACATATGAAAAATTTGGCTCAAGCTGTTACAAGTATGTGAGAGAGAAGACACAATGGAAAATGGCCCAAGAACAGTGTATGAAAGATAGTGGAAACCTCGTAGCCATTGAGAGCACTCAGGAACAACTTTTCGTCACCAACTATCTCAAGAGACTCGGTAAGTTCTTTCACCTGGTGTTGGCTCCAagtgtttgtgaaaatataaattttatgcaCGCGCATAAAATTACATAACTTTGAGCTTGTCCTGATGCATGACAGGATGGTTTCCTTTTTCTGAGCATGTTATTTGATAGATTGgccattttttgtgtgagtgtGTATTTACCCCTAGTGTGCTTTATCTAGATGCAAGCGATGCTTACACATTCACCAGTGGTAACAAACAGTACAATGGATGGAAGTGGCTCGGCGCTGAAGATAACCACATGGGAGCAAGCGGAGTAGAGTTTTGGTACAACATGGCCACAAAACAGAAGGCTGGATATGACTGCCaggccatgtacatgtatgaccGTGAACAGTATGGAAAATGGGTTGGACTCCCATGCCAGGCATCTGCACCTTATGTCTGCGAGTACCAGCTTATCCCTTACGGACAGAACACCCCTAGCAATCCAGCTGAACAAATGGCAATCCTTGAGATGGCACAGGATGCTCCAGCATATCTGTCCGCTTTGGCATGACTCTCTAACTTATAAATATTCAAACTCTCAATTATTTCATTGTAGTAGGTTTTTGCAGGACACAAATGACATGACAAGTATATTCTAGTTTTCTTAATAAAATGGTGTGAGCACTAGCTTCTCATTTGTGGTATAAACACTATCATCACTTGTGATGTGAGCACTAGCATCTCATATTTGGTATAAACACTAATGTATCATGTGTGGTGTGAGCCCTAATATCTCATATCTGGTATAAACACTAGCATCTCATGTCTGGTGTGAGTGCTAGCAGCTCAGGTGTCATCTGCACCAGCATGGCGCCATGCATTCTGTCCGCTTCTAGCTGAGCCAGCATTGCAGAGCATGCGAAATATTGTGGTACAACATACTCGCCTATTTAATTTCCCATGATGAATTTCAAGCAGATCTTCACTTCGGTCAGCAGACTCCAATGATGTAAAATACAGCTGACAACACTCATTAATAAAAAATAGCCCAACTAAAACATCTCTTTGATATCTCTAAATTTCctaatataaaaacaagcataaaaaatcataaaaatctTT
The genomic region above belongs to Watersipora subatra chromosome 1, tzWatSuba1.1, whole genome shotgun sequence and contains:
- the LOC137397093 gene encoding adventurous-gliding motility protein Z-like isoform X1, translating into MRFFTQALLALTVAAIHAAPQNGVVVESEKTEVEIASAKELSKGDERDLFAAFQNDQDMVKTCLNGVACEFMTVAEARMLEAQAVNSVEAVKGEPELVKALTPSLTTMTESINSLQAQKALLENLEASMAALRVSSMKGQELAQAANTQFANSISKGVQFSPASKGPAAPAAYPYKGMAAALPPSKGANYVSNEAMLCPMTMYELGKCQKLSTEMKVQMDSANAMNAQLLAEKQRLENQLAVSEMMRQKAEEQAAFNAKYAAEQKAQAEALANGLAQCNTAKNLLEEQKASVEAELADTQSALADERQQNDELTADLAACNEDKAQLTDDLADQTARAEAAEEQLAATKALLEEEIAKTISLEETLGFTKNRLSRCESDLTQQRTAREETEEELMRTMTDLTSCENENKVLGETLRQRTSELTAAESSLARETAAREMLQAKLDDTVQQLRVTEENLRRTRRLLEDEQNAHTTTRRILQETQEILSATEESLRRTEEARQVLEDELAECRLNLDNVTNERDQLQATLETTSAALAECTTQKGICDANLMQQTAIAEELSKQLTDAMLLLNAEKEAREQLMATIVLVQETSLKVQEEVKKLQTENILLQQQVEKLQAEQGVALALAAGCPPTYEKFGSSCYKYVREKTQWKMAQEQCMKDSGNLVAIESTQEQLFVTNYLKRLDASDAYTFTSGNKQYNGWKWLGAEDNHMGASGVEFWYNMATKQKAGYDCQAMYMYDREQYGKWVGLPCQASAPYVCEYQLIPYGQNTPSNPAEQMAILEMAQDAPAYLSALA
- the LOC137397093 gene encoding adventurous-gliding motility protein Z-like isoform X2 gives rise to the protein MRFFTQALLALTVAAIHAAPQNGVVVESEKTEVEIASAKELSKGDERDLFAAFQNDQDMVKTCLNGVACEFMTVAEARMLEAQAVNSVEAVKGEPELVKALTPSLTTMTESINSLQAQKALLENLEASMAALRVSSMKGQELAQAANTQFANSISKGVQFSPASKGPAAPAAYPYKGMAAALPPSKGANYVSNEAMLCPMTMYELGKCQKLSTEMKVQMDSANAMNAQLLAEKQRLENQLAVSEMMRQKAEEQAAFNAKYAAEQKAQAEALANGLAQCNTAKNLLEEQKASVEAELADTQSALADERQQNDELTADLAACNEDKAQLTDDLADQTARAEAAEEQLAATKALLEEEIAKTISLEETLGFTKNRLSRCESDLTQQRTAREETEEELMRTMTDLTSCENENKVLGETLRQRTSELTAAESSLARETAAREMLQAKLDDTVQQLRVTEENLRRTRRLLEDEQNAHTTTRRILQETQEILSATEESLRRTEEARQVLEDELAECRLNLDNVTNERDQLQATLETTSAALAECTTQKGICDANLMQQTAIAEELSKQLTDAMLLLNAEKEAREQLMATIVLVQETSLKVQEEVKKLQTENILLQQQVEKLQAEQGVALALAAGCPPTYEKFGSSCYKYVREKTQWKMAQEQCMKDSGNLVAIESTQEQLFVTNYLKRLEARSDDKYIHMGAFDYRADGSFTWVSSNIPLDLTPTSWLPSNPRGMGRRCTAIQVWDMAAFGEWADSLCWVNLPFVCEIMTAPPFL